A single genomic interval of Cucumis sativus cultivar 9930 chromosome 7, Cucumber_9930_V3, whole genome shotgun sequence harbors:
- the LOC101204924 gene encoding methylmalonate-semialdehyde dehydrogenase [acylating], mitochondrial, whose product MLQSSIWRVKKLSVLRPQIFALGNVRFSTFAEPSSKPNPPRVPNLIRGTFVDSQSSAFIDVINPATQEVVSQVPLSTNDEFKAAVSAAKQAFPAWRNTPVTTRQRIMFKLQELIRRDIDKLALNITTEQGKTLKDAHGDVFRGLEVVEHACGMASLQMGEYVSNVSHGIDTYSIREPLGVCAGICPFNFPAMIPLWMFPIAVTCGNTFVLKPSEKDPGASIMLAELAMEAGLPDGVLNVVHGTNDVVNAICDDEDIKAISFVGSNIAGMHIYSRGSAKGKRVQSNMGAKNHAIVLPDAGIDTTLNALVAAGFGAAGQRCMALSTVVFVGEFKFWEDELVVRAKALKVNSGTEPDADLGPVISKQAKDRIHRLIQSGIDSGATLLLDGRNIVVPGYEHGNFIGPTILTDVTPDMECYKEEIFGPVLLCMRAKSLEDAISIVNGNRYGNGASIFTTSGIAARKFQADIEAGQVGINVPIPVPLPFFSFTGSKASFAGDLNFYGKAGVNFFTQIKTVTQQWKDSTGGCAVNLAMPTSLKS is encoded by the exons ATGTTGCAATCTTCGATTTGGCGAG TGAAAAAATTGAGTGTTCTGAGGCCTCAGATCTTTGCTCTTGGAAATGTTCGTTTTTCCACTTTTGCTGAACCGTCTTCAAAGCCTAATCCTCCG AGGGTTCCAAATCTCATAAGAGGGACTTTTGTTGATTCTCAATCCTCAGCATTTATAGATGTCATAAACCCA GCAACGCAAGAAGTTGTTTCTCAAGTTCCATTGAGCACAAATGATGAATTTAAAGCTGCAGTGTCTGCAGCAAAGCAGGCTTTTCCTGCATGGCGTAATACTCCAGTTACAACTCGTCAACGAATTATGTTCAAGCTGCAAGAACTTATTAGGCGAGATATA GACAAACTTGCTCTAAATATTACCACAGAACAAGGAAAAACATTAAAGGATGCACATGGAGATGTATTTCGTGGGCTAG AGGTTGTGGAACATGCATGTGGAATGGCATCTCTGCAAATGGGGGAGTATGTCTCTAATGTATCACATGGAATTGATACCTATAGCATCAGAGAGCCTCTTGGTGTTTGTGCTGGGATTTGTCCGTTCAATTTTCCAGCAATGATCCCACTTTGG ATGTTCCCAATTGCTGTTACATGTGGAAATACCTTTGTTTTGAAGCCTTCAGAAAAAGATCCTG GGGCTTCTATAATGCTTGCAGAGTTAGCAATGGAGGCTGGATTGCCTGATGGTGTCCTAAATGTGGTTCATGGTACTAAT GATGTTGTTAATGCTATTTGTGATGATGAAGATATAAAAGCAATATCATTTGTCGGTTCAAACATT GCGGGCATGCATATATATTCAAGGGGATCAGCTAAAGGAAAACGTGTTCAG TCCAATATGGGTGCAAAAAATCATGCCATTGTCTTGCCCGATGCCGGCATAGATACTACTTTGAATGCTTTGGTTGCTGCTGGTTTTGGCGCTGCTGGACAAAGATGCATGGCACTTAGTACAGTTGTCTTTGTTGGAGAATTCAAGTTTTG GGAGGATGAACTTGTAGTACGTGCCAAAGCTCTAAAAGTAAACTCTGGAACAGAACCTGATGCAGATCTTGGTCCAGTAATTAGCAAGCAG GCAAAGGATAGGATTCACAGATTGATTCAATCTGGCATCGATAGTGGAGCCACACTACTGCTAGATGGGAGAAATATAGTG GTTCCTGGATACGAGCATGGAAATTTTATTGGCCCTACTATTTTAACAGATGTGACTCCGGACATGGAGTGCTACAAG GAAGAAATATTTGGCCCAGTTCTGCTTTGCATGAGG GCTAAAAGTTTAGAAGACGCCATTAGCATCGTTAATGGAAATAG GTATGGAAATGGAGCTTCCATATTCACCACATCTGGGATAGCCGCGAGGAAGTTTCAAGCGGATATTGAAGCTGGACAG GTTGGGATCAACGTTCCAATTCCAGTTCCCTTGCCTTTCTTCTCGTTCACCGGCTCCAAGGCATCTTTTGCTGGGGATCTCAACTTTTATG GGAAGGCAGGGGTGAACTTCTTCACACAGATAAAAACAGTGACACAACAATGGAAAGACTCAACTGGAGGATGTGCAGTCAATCTTGCAATGCCAACCTCTTTGAAGTCATAG
- the LOC101205412 gene encoding L-type lectin-domain containing receptor kinase IX.1, which produces MCSESSIFRFKFCFLLFYFLFTSFHCCSSTNFSFSSFPNSSNIIFVNSATRGTVFDHPSLRLTDSQIGGSVFNSTGRAYFSEPIQLWDPATNVSSDFTTYFEFQISFPNGISNVSGGGIAFFIASEDSASPPLNSSGGWLGLFNQSNDGNPSNQIVAVEFDIFKDPWDPSGNHVGVDVNSIVSIASRTWSNTMVSGDILGARITYNGTLGRLDVTLKDPQVPNESITLNLTDVPIDVKRILPARVIVGFSSSTGQSIPIQAIRSWNFTSSLDLIDVAGIVEEKSKLWIVGLVIGLVGLVFLSGFLFVVWWRRTKRKQREKEERDGDDDDDDDFGDEEISMVENVVDEEFIRGTGPKRFAYKELVKATNNFSQEGKLGQGGFGGVYKGFVTELNMEIAAKKISSTSKQGKKEYISEVNIISRLRHRNLVQLVGYSHERGHFVLVYEYMPNGSLDSHLFGKKSRLSWPLRYKIAHGIASALLYLHEEWEQCVVHRDIKSSNVMLDSNFNAKVGDFGLARLVDHGLRSPTTVVAGTMGYLAPESLLTSKASKESDVFSFGVVALEIACGRKAVEHNKEEEEKISLVNWVWGLYGQGRLLEAVDKALNGEFNQEEMVRLMTVGLWCAHPNHNLRASIRQAIQVLNFEAPLPKLPTQMPVPMFYAPTAPNENPFSYIYSTNTNSQVSLQSDTSQPVSSKSSL; this is translated from the coding sequence ATGTGTTctgaatcttcaattttccgttttaagttttgtttcttgttgttCTACTTTCTTTTCACTTCCTTCCATTGTTGCAGCTCCACCAAtttctccttctcttctttcccCAATTCCTCCAATATCATTTTCGTCAACAGTGCCACAAGAGGCACAGTTTTCGATCATCCTTCTCTCCGGCTAACCGACAGCCAGATTGGCGGCAGTGTCTTCAACAGCACCGGAAGAGCGTACTTCTCGGAGCCGATTCAACTATGGGATCCAGCTACTAACGTATCTTCTGATTTCACTACTTATTTTGAGTTTCAGATCTCGTTTCCTAACGGGATCTCGAACGTCTCTGGCGGTGGAATTGCCTTCTTCATAGCTTCCGAGGATTCCGCATCGCCTCCTTTGAATTCCAGCGGCGGATGGCTAGGGCTGTTCAATCAGTCCAACGACGGAAATCCGTCGAATCAGATCGTCGCCGTTGAGTTTGATATCTTTAAAGATCCATGGGATCCTAGCGGTAATCATGTTGGCGTGGACGTGAATTCCATCGTCTCCATCGCTAGTCGTACTTGGAGTAATACAATGGTTTCTGGAGATATTTTGGGTGCTCGAATCACTTACAATGGAACATTGGGGAGATTGGATGTTACGCTGAAAGATCCTCAGGTTCCAAATGAGTCGATTACGTTGAATCTTACTGATGTTCCCATTGATGTGAAGAGAATTCTTCCGGCTAGAGTGATCGTTGGCTTTTCTTCATCAACGGGTCAGTCAATCCCAATTCAAGCAATTAGAAGTTGGAATTTCACATCGAGTTTGGATTTGATTGATGTAGCTGGAATTGTTGAGGAAAAATCCAAATTGTGGATTGTGGGTCTGGTTATTGGATTGGTTGGCTTGGTTTTTCTGTCTGGATTCTTATTTGTTGTTTGGTGGAGAAGAACAAAGAGGaaacagagagaaaaagaagagagagatggtgatgatgatgatgatgatgattttgGTGATGAAGAAATTAGTATGGTGGAGAATGTTGTTGATGAAGAGTTCATTAGAGGAACAGGACCAAAGAGATTTGCTTATAAGGAACTTGTTAAAGcaacaaacaatttttctcAAGAAGGAAAACTTGGGCAAGGAGGTTTTGGTGGTGTTTACAAAGGTTTTGTGACAGAACTAAACATGGAAATAGCAGCAAAGAAGATATCAAGCACTTCCAAGCAAGGAAAAAAGGAGTACATCTCTGAAGTCAACATTATAAGCCGTTTGCGACATCGAAATCTTGTTCAACTCGTTGGATACAGTCACGAACGCGGCCATTTCGTACTCGTTTATGAGTACATGCCGAACGGAAGCTTAGATTCCCATTTGTTCGGGAAAAAATCACGCCTCTCCTGGCCTTTAAGATACAAAATAGCCCACGGCATAGCCTCTGCCTTGCTCTACCTCCACGAGGAATGGGAACAATGCGTTGTCCACAGAGACATCAAGTCAAGCAATGTGATGTTAGACTCAAACTTCAACGCTAAAGTAGGTGATTTTGGTTTAGCCAGACTTGTTGATCATGGTCTCCGCTCGCCAACGACAGTCGTAGCAGGCACGATGGGCTACCTAGCTCCAGAGTCCCTTCTCACAAGCAAAGCGAGTAAGGAATCAGACGTGTTTAGTTTCGGGGTGGTGGCATTGGAGATAGCCTGTGGGAGAAAAGCAGTGGAACacaataaagaagaagaagaaaagattagTTTGGTGAATTGGGTTTGGGGATTGTATGGACAAGGAAGACTTCTTGAAGCAGTTGATAAGGCATTGAATGGAGAGTTCAATCAAGAAGAAATGGTGCGTTTAATGACTGTGGGGCTATGGTGTGCACACCCAAATCATAACCTAAGAGCTTCCATAAGGCAAGCAATTCAAGTGCTGAACTTTGAAGCCCCTTTGCCTAAACTCCCAACACAAATGCCTGTGCCTATGTTCTATGCTCCCACAGCTCCCAATGAAAAccctttttcatatatttactCAACCAACACAAACTCTCAAGTATCATTGCAATCTGATACATCTCAGCCTGTTTCCTCCAAATCATCCTTGTGA
- the LOC105436098 gene encoding uncharacterized protein LOC105436098, with translation MTIGIGGGIGIGIGVPGIKVSIGGGIGIGSRKGGCKSHDPSKKWSQVPNAQADQVIINVANFAVAAFNQKYGNKLVFHAVLEAWVVVLPDGKKEYSIELVAKDCLNRCLYFHAIVIEIVGVPPGWNLFSFTQISD, from the coding sequence ATGACGATTGGTATTGGTGGAGGAATTGGTATTGGCATTGGCGTTCCTGGTATCAAAGTATCGATCGGTGGAGGCATCGGTATCGGAAGTAGAAAGGGGGGGTGCAAGAGTCATGATCCTTCAAAAAAATGGAGTCAAGTTCCCAATGCGCAAGCAGATCAAGTTATTATAAATGTTGCTAACTTTGCAGTGGCAGCGTTCAACCAAAAATATGGAAATAAGCTTGTGTTTCATGCAGTTTTGGAAGCTTGGGTTGTTGTTCTTCCTGATGGCAAAAAAGAGTATAGTATTGAATTAGTAGCAAAAGACTGTTTGAATCGTTGCCTCTACTTTCATGCTATTGTGATTGAAATAGTTGGCGTTCCCCCTGGCTggaatcttttttctttcacccAAATCAGCgactaa
- the LOC105436096 gene encoding uncharacterized protein LOC105436096, with translation MTIGIGGGIGLGLPGLNIKIGGGIGLGNKRPGGCKSHDPSKKWSVCPNDRVVEIYARFAVDEYNRKHGRNLVFQSVLEAWVYVYPCGKKEYSIELVVREGCGNHVLKYHAVVTETGCAARRKTLVSFDQIDD, from the coding sequence ATGACAATTGGTATTGGTGGAGGAATTGGCCTTGGTCTTCCTGGTCTCAATATAAAGATCGGCGGAGGCATCGGTCTTGGGAATAAAAGGCCGGGGGGGTGCAAGAGTCATGATCCATCAAAAAAATGGAGTGTATGTCCCAATGATCGCGTTGTAGAAATATATGCTAGGTTTGCAGTGGATGAGTACAACAGAAAACATGGACGTAATCTTGTGTTTCAATCAGTTTTGGAAGCTTGGGTTTATGTTTATCCTTGTGGCAAGAAAGAGTATAGTATTGAATTAGTAGTAAGAGAAGGGTGTGGGAATCATGTCCTCAAGTATCATGCTGTTGTGACTGAAACAGGCTGTGCTGCTCGCAGGAAGACTCTGGTGTCTTTCGACCAAATCGACGACTAA
- the LOC105436097 gene encoding uncharacterized protein LOC105436097, with the protein MAGILAGLDGGLGFGFSPFSLKIGGGIDLGSKRPGGCKSHDPSKKWVICPNDQVVEAAKFAVAEFNKKYGNNLVFQVVLEAWVFTNPCGKKEYSIELVVIDGCLNRVLKFHAVVTETPCAARKRTLVSFDQIVD; encoded by the coding sequence ATGGCAGGTATTCTTGCTGGTCTTGATGGAGGACttggttttggttttagtCCTTTCAGTTTAAAGATCGGCGGAGGTATCGATCTCGGGAGTAAAAGGCCGGGGGGGTGCAAGAGTCATGATCCATCAAAAAAATGGGTTATATGTCCCAATGATCAAGTTGTAGAAGCTGCTAAGTTTGCAGTGGCTGAGTTCaacaaaaaatatggaaataaTCTTGTGTTTCAAGTAGTTTTGGAAGCTTGGGTTTTTACTAATCCTTGTGGGAAGAAAGAGTATAGTATTGAATTAGTAGTAATAGACGGCTGCTTGAATCGTGTTCTCAAGTTTCATGCAGTCGTGACTGAAACACCCTGTGCTGCTCGCAAGAGGACTCTGGTGTCTTTCGACCAAATCGTCGACTAA